A single genomic interval of Porphyromonas sp. oral taxon 275 harbors:
- a CDS encoding nitroreductase family protein yields the protein MLHDLLQRRRAVRYFDPERPLDSERVRRRLEEAALAPTSSNMQLWECYHITDPELIARLAPACFDQSAVRTASQLVAFAITPQRWRAHAKAVLAFQREDLPRHFPEDKWPKYLALQENYYGKLIPLLYRRGWGLWGQLRRALFTLVGLVRPVPRETTEAAMRTVLHKSCALVIQSFLLGMSEEGYDTCPLEGYDSRRVARLLGLERGSELTMLIACGYRSTERPEGGRFRLPFHQQYHRIGS from the coding sequence ATGCTTCACGACCTACTCCAGCGGCGCCGCGCGGTGCGCTACTTCGACCCCGAGCGCCCGCTCGACAGCGAGCGTGTACGCCGCCGCCTCGAGGAGGCTGCACTCGCCCCTACCAGCTCCAACATGCAGCTCTGGGAGTGCTACCACATCACCGACCCTGAGCTCATCGCACGGCTGGCGCCTGCGTGCTTCGACCAGAGTGCCGTCCGTACGGCCAGCCAGCTCGTGGCCTTCGCCATCACCCCGCAGCGCTGGCGTGCCCATGCCAAGGCGGTGCTGGCCTTCCAGCGTGAGGACCTCCCCCGCCACTTCCCCGAGGATAAGTGGCCGAAGTACCTAGCGCTGCAGGAGAACTACTACGGCAAGCTCATCCCGCTCCTCTACCGCCGCGGCTGGGGGCTGTGGGGACAGCTTCGCCGAGCCCTCTTCACCCTCGTCGGCCTCGTGCGCCCCGTCCCCCGCGAGACGACGGAGGCCGCCATGCGGACGGTGCTACACAAGAGCTGCGCCCTGGTGATCCAGAGCTTCCTGCTCGGGATGAGCGAGGAGGGCTACGACACCTGCCCGCTGGAGGGCTATGACAGCCGCCGTGTGGCACGCCTCCTGGGGCTGGAGCGCGGCAGTGAGCTGACGATGCTCATCGCCTGCGGCTACCGCAGCACGGAGCGCCCTGAGGGCGGCCGCTTCCGTCTCCCCTTCCACCAGCAGTATCACCGCATCGGCTCCTAG
- a CDS encoding peptidoglycan DD-metalloendopeptidase family protein: MTRNQRRLLCASLCLMATTVSSWTAGSLAAQTQTPRKETRTAAGQQHTTTGGEHLLLADRLEIKNRLKTEKQRRASALRQAKEEPNLEAPASELYGEDSWGSYVNPFAGMSVNIPDRQDIDLQEFVMPIDTRQITSNYGYRHSFGRMHYGTDLKLSTGDTVRAAFSGKVRVKSYEPGGYGNYVVIRHPNGLETVYGHMSRSIVREGTVLRAGDPIGLGGSTGRSTGPHLHFEARFMGVPIDPSDLFDFQAGVPRFDVFAFVKGAYRTPRSHAMARVAARPKKGGKANEDQFRTHRIKKGETLSSIAAHYGISVKQLTGKNGMSAKSKLSIGRTLRIPS, encoded by the coding sequence ATGACAAGAAACCAAAGACGCCTGCTATGCGCGTCTCTGTGTCTGATGGCTACGACCGTGAGCTCCTGGACTGCAGGCAGCCTCGCGGCACAGACTCAGACACCTCGCAAGGAGACGCGCACAGCAGCCGGGCAGCAGCACACCACCACTGGGGGTGAACATCTGTTGCTTGCCGACCGCCTCGAGATCAAGAACCGCCTGAAGACAGAGAAGCAGCGCCGAGCGTCTGCCCTGCGACAGGCAAAGGAGGAGCCCAACCTAGAGGCTCCCGCATCAGAGCTCTACGGAGAAGACTCCTGGGGCAGCTACGTCAATCCCTTCGCGGGGATGTCGGTGAACATCCCTGACCGTCAGGACATCGACCTACAGGAGTTCGTGATGCCGATTGACACCCGTCAGATCACCTCGAACTACGGCTACCGCCACAGCTTCGGCCGTATGCACTACGGCACCGACCTCAAGCTCAGTACGGGCGACACCGTACGCGCCGCCTTCTCGGGTAAGGTGCGCGTCAAGAGCTACGAGCCTGGGGGCTACGGCAACTACGTCGTGATCCGCCACCCCAACGGCCTAGAGACTGTCTACGGCCACATGAGCCGCTCCATCGTCCGTGAGGGTACCGTCCTCCGCGCCGGGGATCCCATAGGCCTCGGCGGCAGCACGGGGCGCAGCACAGGCCCACACCTGCACTTCGAAGCCCGCTTCATGGGCGTACCCATCGACCCCTCTGACCTCTTTGACTTCCAGGCAGGCGTCCCCCGCTTCGACGTCTTTGCCTTCGTCAAGGGCGCCTACCGCACGCCACGCTCCCACGCCATGGCTCGCGTCGCGGCCCGACCCAAGAAGGGCGGCAAGGCCAATGAGGACCAGTTCCGCACCCACCGTATCAAGAAGGGTGAGACGCTCAGCTCCATCGCTGCGCACTACGGGATCTCGGTCAAGCAGCTCACGGGTAAGAACGGGATGAGCGCCAAGTCTAAGCTCAGCATCGGGCGCACCCTGCGCATCCCGAGCTAA
- a CDS encoding putative LPS assembly protein LptD yields MRRRIDRSGRLALCLCSLLLLAACASRHRAPLAKTKAAKASVRDSASRRVGDSISTLRQLSAFIPDSSDLTIDSLGNRLRSAGKPGDSLVRRAGDSLQTARPAVLDSAARADSIAAERRRRSRETFDDIIAYKAQDSMVLLGQSLTYLFGESSIDYKDKGMDARFMRMNLDSNLVFAHYIIDSTGKASAYPKFRDGGESYEAKSLNYNFKTSKGYITGAVTQQGEGYITAERTKLVSNNCLFMEGGRYSTCDNHEHPHFYFQLTRAKARPQKNVVAGPSYLVLADVPMPIGLPFGFFPFNKTYSSGIVMPKYGEESSRGFYLREGGYYFAFNDYVDLSVTGDWYSLGSWGVNARSNYRKRYRYNGSFNMSYLTTKTGDRDVAGDFSQSKDFRISWTHTQDPKANPEQSFSASVNYSTSSYNHNSLSTLYNPMVAGQNTKNSSINYSRTFTGTPWRLSASIDATQTSSDSMVTMSLPNVSISMNRIYPFRRKQRVGAERWYEKISISYSGQLRNSISTKENRLFRSSLTRDWQNGMSHNIPISASYKLLDYIDLTLGANYNERWYSYSSHKVYDPDLDRTVWERDYGFRRAYDFNTSANLSTTLYGFFKPWSLFGDKVQMIRHRMTPRIGVSFTPDFGAPMWGFYETLSYTDKQGLPREERYSRYSDGHLFGGPGQGRAALITFGVDNNLEMKVKSQSDSTETTKKISLIENLSLSSSYNLAADSFRLADINANINIRLSQSVNINLGGSFDPYLYRHTTDANGVVREYRIDKIRPFWGKRLGGLRSTGTSFSYSLSNQTFDKLRAFFSGKKSDKDKKGKEQADSTGHELNGPRPDGRENSLADQAARQGGQQKTSFYGSQSDEGEYDADGYLKLSIPWTLSFSYGVNLARTSFDPVRDDFNYGLTHSLMFSGSIQPTKNWSLNFNASYDFIAKKIANMTIGISRDMHCWSLSANAIPFGPYRSYSINIGVKSSLLKDVKWDKHGYSTGESW; encoded by the coding sequence ATGCGTAGACGTATAGACCGAAGCGGGCGCCTAGCGCTGTGCCTTTGCAGCCTGCTGCTGCTGGCAGCCTGCGCCTCCCGACATAGAGCACCCCTAGCAAAGACCAAGGCCGCCAAGGCTTCGGTCCGAGATAGTGCATCCCGACGCGTCGGCGACAGCATCAGCACCCTACGCCAGCTCTCCGCCTTCATTCCCGACTCCAGCGACCTCACGATCGACAGCCTAGGCAATCGCCTTCGCTCCGCGGGCAAGCCAGGCGACAGCCTCGTCCGCCGAGCGGGAGACAGCCTACAGACGGCTCGCCCTGCCGTGCTGGATAGCGCCGCACGTGCCGACAGCATCGCCGCCGAGCGCAGACGCCGCAGCCGAGAGACCTTCGACGACATCATCGCCTACAAGGCGCAGGACTCGATGGTGCTGCTCGGGCAGAGCCTCACCTACCTCTTCGGCGAGAGCAGCATCGACTACAAGGATAAGGGGATGGACGCGCGCTTCATGCGCATGAACCTCGACAGCAACCTGGTCTTCGCCCACTACATCATCGATAGCACGGGCAAGGCCAGCGCCTACCCAAAGTTCCGCGACGGCGGCGAGAGCTACGAGGCCAAGAGCCTGAACTACAACTTCAAGACCAGCAAGGGCTACATCACGGGCGCCGTGACGCAGCAGGGCGAGGGCTACATCACGGCCGAGCGCACCAAGCTGGTGAGCAATAACTGCCTCTTCATGGAGGGCGGACGCTATAGCACCTGCGACAACCACGAGCACCCGCACTTCTACTTCCAGCTGACGCGTGCCAAGGCCCGCCCGCAGAAGAACGTCGTCGCAGGCCCGAGCTACCTCGTCCTGGCGGATGTGCCCATGCCCATAGGCCTACCCTTCGGCTTCTTCCCCTTCAATAAGACCTACTCTTCGGGCATCGTCATGCCCAAGTACGGGGAGGAGAGCAGCCGCGGCTTCTACCTCCGCGAGGGCGGCTATTACTTTGCCTTCAATGACTATGTAGACCTGTCGGTGACGGGGGACTGGTATTCGCTGGGCAGCTGGGGCGTCAATGCGCGCTCCAACTACCGCAAGCGCTATCGCTACAACGGGAGCTTCAACATGAGCTACCTCACCACCAAGACGGGCGACCGAGACGTAGCGGGGGACTTCAGCCAGAGCAAGGACTTCCGCATCAGCTGGACGCACACGCAGGACCCCAAGGCCAACCCCGAGCAGAGCTTCTCGGCCAGCGTCAACTACTCGACCAGCAGCTACAACCACAATTCGCTGTCGACGCTCTACAACCCCATGGTGGCGGGGCAGAATACCAAGAACTCGTCCATCAACTACAGCCGTACCTTCACGGGCACCCCCTGGCGCCTCTCCGCCAGCATCGATGCGACGCAGACCTCCTCCGACTCCATGGTCACGATGAGCCTGCCGAATGTCTCCATCAGCATGAACCGTATCTACCCCTTCCGCCGCAAGCAGCGCGTGGGGGCAGAGCGCTGGTACGAGAAGATCAGCATCAGCTACTCGGGACAGCTGCGCAATAGCATCTCCACCAAGGAGAACCGCCTCTTCAGGAGCAGCCTCACCCGCGACTGGCAGAACGGGATGAGCCACAATATCCCCATCTCCGCCTCCTACAAGCTCCTCGACTACATCGACCTGACCCTCGGGGCCAACTACAACGAGCGCTGGTACAGCTACAGCTCGCACAAGGTCTACGACCCCGACCTCGACCGCACCGTCTGGGAGCGTGACTACGGCTTCCGCCGCGCCTATGACTTCAACACCTCCGCGAACCTCAGCACCACACTCTACGGCTTCTTCAAGCCCTGGAGCCTCTTCGGCGACAAGGTGCAGATGATACGCCACCGCATGACGCCGCGTATCGGGGTGAGCTTCACCCCCGACTTCGGGGCACCCATGTGGGGCTTCTACGAGACGCTGAGCTATACGGACAAGCAGGGCCTGCCCCGCGAGGAGCGCTATTCACGCTACTCCGACGGGCACCTCTTCGGCGGGCCAGGGCAGGGACGCGCCGCACTCATCACCTTCGGCGTGGACAACAACCTGGAGATGAAGGTCAAGAGCCAGAGCGACAGCACCGAGACCACCAAGAAGATCAGCCTCATCGAGAACCTCTCGCTGAGCTCGAGCTACAACCTCGCCGCCGACTCCTTCCGCCTAGCCGACATCAACGCGAACATCAACATCCGCCTCTCGCAGAGCGTCAACATCAACCTCGGCGGCTCCTTCGACCCCTACCTCTACCGCCACACCACCGACGCCAACGGCGTGGTGCGGGAGTACCGCATCGACAAGATCCGACCCTTCTGGGGCAAGCGCCTCGGCGGGCTACGCAGCACAGGTACCTCCTTCAGCTACAGCCTGAGCAACCAGACCTTCGACAAGCTGCGCGCCTTCTTCTCCGGCAAGAAGAGCGACAAGGACAAGAAGGGCAAGGAGCAGGCTGACAGCACCGGTCACGAGCTCAACGGACCTCGCCCCGACGGGCGCGAGAACTCGCTGGCAGACCAGGCAGCACGTCAGGGCGGGCAGCAGAAGACGAGCTTCTACGGCTCCCAAAGCGACGAAGGCGAGTATGACGCCGATGGCTACCTCAAGCTATCGATCCCCTGGACGCTGTCCTTCTCCTACGGGGTGAACCTAGCGCGGACGAGCTTCGACCCCGTGCGCGATGACTTCAACTACGGGCTGACGCACAGCCTGATGTTCTCGGGCAGCATCCAGCCGACGAAGAACTGGTCCCTCAACTTCAACGCCAGCTACGACTTCATCGCCAAGAAGATCGCCAACATGACCATAGGCATCAGCCGCGACATGCACTGCTGGAGCCTCTCAGCCAATGCCATCCCCTTCGGCCCCTACCGCAGCTACAGCATCAATATCGGGGTCAAGAGCAGCCTGCTGAAGGATGTCAAGTGGGACAAGCACGGCTATTCGACCGGCGAGAGCTGGTAA
- a CDS encoding TonB-dependent receptor — protein MSQVYTRQVPLRVLLTLGLTALPLSLAAEGIDTLAAHQLDEVIVSAYIPQRPTALTGLQPAAQSWLSRKELKRYRVQQLTDLTSRVPSLFIPDYGSRRSAAIYLRGSGARSVGQTIGLYIDGVPVLNKAGFNLELPAISGIEVLRGPQGTLYGRNAQSGIINYYTRSAFERPGGELRLSMGSHGLYRASLEQSLRLGERWGLSYGLIGTTRRGYFDNVTTGRAQDSLRSLTGFLKIEYRPTERLQMALSATGDYVDQGAFPYRQVSPEGKVAPLSSDAPETYSRRSLALRYLLSYQWERMQLQSATGYQYLWDQTEMDMDKTAADLYHVQQRLREHGLTQELILRSRGEHEAAYRWTLGLFGYYDPKQLEAPVHFSYPGISGQINGAIRGMKAALARTNPQAARRMPDLSYVDPQRRGVVNTNSFEQPEWGIALYHESALRLLPQLTLTAGLRLDYEHHQLDYRIGGYPMPLQITTPRGPLAITLPAGSLEGRQQSESWQLLPKFALQWTPLEGLQAFATVTRGAKAGGFNEQGFSELIAQVQLQDGMAMSPGSGSQPFDRSTIAARTTYSPETSWSYELGGRYERPETGTRLELSAYLQQVHDLQLTRFVASGAGRVVGNAGASQALGLELSASQRIFAPLTAQISYNYTDARFTETAGAGIKDKHVPFIPQHSFSAMLAYSEEVARGLRLFWEAEASGVGAIYWDEANQYREPMQTTLRARLGAEHGRLSLALWANNLLNRSYQIFSYRLMGSNYAQLSAPRTFGLELGLRF, from the coding sequence ATGTCCCAAGTTTACACGAGACAAGTACCCCTTAGGGTGCTGCTTACCCTTGGCCTCACCGCCCTCCCCCTCAGCCTTGCCGCCGAAGGGATAGATACCCTCGCCGCTCATCAGCTGGACGAAGTCATCGTCAGCGCCTACATCCCCCAGCGCCCCACCGCACTCACGGGCCTACAGCCCGCAGCGCAGAGCTGGCTCAGCCGCAAGGAGCTGAAGCGCTACCGCGTGCAGCAGCTCACCGACCTGACGAGCCGCGTCCCCAGCCTCTTCATCCCTGACTACGGCTCGCGCCGCAGTGCCGCCATCTACCTCCGTGGGAGCGGCGCGCGCAGCGTCGGCCAGACCATAGGCCTCTATATCGATGGGGTGCCCGTACTGAACAAGGCGGGCTTCAACCTCGAGCTCCCCGCCATCTCAGGTATCGAAGTCCTGCGCGGCCCTCAGGGCACGCTCTACGGACGCAATGCCCAGTCGGGGATCATCAACTACTACACGCGCTCGGCCTTCGAGCGCCCAGGCGGCGAGCTACGCCTCTCGATGGGCAGCCACGGCCTCTACCGCGCGAGCCTCGAGCAGAGCCTACGCCTCGGGGAGCGTTGGGGGCTTAGCTATGGGCTCATCGGGACGACCCGCCGCGGCTACTTCGACAACGTCACCACGGGGCGTGCGCAGGATAGCCTCCGCAGCCTCACGGGCTTCCTCAAGATCGAGTACCGCCCCACGGAGCGCCTACAGATGGCCCTCAGCGCGACGGGCGACTACGTAGATCAGGGAGCCTTCCCCTACCGCCAGGTGAGCCCCGAGGGCAAGGTCGCCCCGCTCAGCAGTGATGCCCCCGAGACCTACAGCCGCCGTTCGCTGGCGCTACGCTACCTCCTGAGCTACCAGTGGGAGCGCATGCAGCTGCAGTCTGCCACAGGCTACCAGTACCTATGGGACCAGACGGAGATGGATATGGACAAGACGGCCGCCGACCTCTACCACGTGCAGCAGCGGCTGCGCGAGCACGGCCTGACGCAGGAGCTGATCCTGCGCAGCCGTGGGGAGCACGAGGCAGCCTATCGCTGGACGCTGGGCCTTTTCGGCTACTACGACCCCAAGCAGCTGGAGGCGCCCGTACACTTCTCCTACCCAGGGATCAGCGGGCAGATCAACGGCGCCATCCGCGGTATGAAGGCCGCCCTAGCGCGTACCAACCCGCAGGCCGCGCGCCGTATGCCTGACCTCAGCTACGTCGATCCCCAGCGCCGTGGCGTGGTGAATACCAACTCCTTCGAGCAGCCCGAATGGGGGATCGCCCTCTACCACGAGAGCGCACTGCGCCTGCTGCCCCAGCTGACGCTCACCGCTGGGCTGCGCCTCGACTACGAGCATCACCAGCTGGACTACCGCATCGGAGGCTATCCTATGCCGCTGCAGATCACGACGCCTCGCGGTCCGCTCGCCATCACGCTCCCTGCGGGGAGCCTCGAGGGCAGGCAGCAGAGCGAGAGCTGGCAGCTGCTCCCGAAGTTCGCCCTACAGTGGACACCCCTGGAGGGACTTCAGGCCTTCGCCACCGTCACACGCGGGGCTAAGGCAGGCGGCTTCAACGAGCAGGGCTTCTCCGAGCTCATCGCCCAGGTGCAGCTGCAGGATGGCATGGCCATGAGCCCGGGCTCGGGCTCCCAGCCCTTCGACCGCTCCACGATCGCTGCACGCACCACCTACAGCCCCGAGACCAGCTGGAGCTACGAGCTGGGCGGCCGCTATGAGCGCCCCGAGACGGGCACACGCCTCGAGCTCTCGGCCTACCTGCAGCAGGTGCACGACCTGCAGCTCACGCGCTTCGTCGCCAGTGGTGCAGGCCGTGTGGTGGGCAATGCGGGCGCCTCCCAGGCTCTTGGGCTCGAGCTCAGTGCCTCACAGCGGATCTTCGCCCCTCTGACCGCACAGATCAGCTACAACTATACCGACGCACGCTTCACCGAGACGGCGGGCGCTGGGATCAAGGACAAGCACGTCCCCTTCATCCCGCAGCACAGCTTCAGCGCTATGCTCGCCTATAGCGAGGAGGTAGCGCGTGGGCTACGCCTCTTCTGGGAGGCCGAAGCCTCGGGCGTCGGCGCTATCTACTGGGACGAAGCCAATCAATACCGCGAGCCCATGCAGACCACGCTACGGGCACGCCTCGGGGCGGAGCATGGCCGCCTGAGCCTCGCCCTCTGGGCTAATAACCTCCTCAACCGCAGCTACCAGATCTTCTCCTACCGACTGATGGGGAGCAACTATGCTCAGCTGAGTGCGCCCCGCACCTTCGGCCTGGAGCTTGGGCTGCGCTTCTAA
- a CDS encoding fimbria major subunit, whose product MSIRSLALALLALGFVGSCADSPRPENASHRFDPRPAAEGTLHLRISPARTIQLRGLSLSEDPMQQITHLRFVFYGGAKQDAVTLVREREIQSAAELADLALRLPIGDYRLIVIANPVPALVSLTQEGSPLTALSEELVLTTTQLYGERSVETLPMLNARGAVQVSKAQFDLSATTQAITLEPLLARVLVYGDPELRAGANKGKAAPSYLLTAQRRQLIPLRPLGLLRTGGMERYDDSSDPKDRYPKGPHYDSWAVKPPTELTPYFAYYSSEHYLDPERSWAKAPVTLAAEAGWQRQTQIYAKESTLPPSCYQAALVPTVCYRYAYIPSGLTLGEEEGWLSFRGQRYSQSAFLKMLKDKSFPSEALREAVERAQLTEGSFAKAFEREGIAFYHKAMNYYYIPIRHYDDSAAPTMSSLGRYGLVRGHEYQIKVTQISAPGMAVPRALSEERSLLVEERLQHSAISVQSILVNSSEVEL is encoded by the coding sequence ATGAGCATACGCTCCTTGGCGCTGGCGCTGCTGGCGCTCGGCTTCGTCGGCTCCTGCGCCGACAGCCCTCGTCCCGAGAACGCTTCCCATCGCTTCGACCCGCGCCCCGCAGCAGAGGGCACGCTCCACCTCCGTATCTCCCCAGCACGCACCATACAGCTGCGGGGGCTTAGCCTGAGCGAAGACCCCATGCAGCAGATCACGCACCTGCGCTTCGTCTTCTACGGCGGGGCGAAGCAGGACGCCGTGACCCTCGTCCGTGAGCGGGAGATCCAGTCCGCGGCGGAGCTGGCGGACCTCGCCCTTCGCCTCCCCATCGGGGACTATCGGCTCATCGTCATCGCCAATCCCGTCCCCGCTCTCGTCTCGCTGACGCAGGAGGGCAGCCCGCTCACCGCCCTCAGTGAAGAGCTCGTCCTCACGACGACCCAGCTCTACGGGGAGCGCTCGGTGGAGACGCTGCCCATGCTCAATGCGCGCGGGGCGGTACAGGTGTCGAAGGCGCAGTTCGACCTCAGCGCCACGACCCAGGCCATCACCCTCGAGCCGCTGCTGGCACGCGTCCTGGTCTATGGCGATCCCGAGCTGCGTGCTGGGGCGAATAAGGGCAAGGCCGCCCCGAGCTATCTCCTGACGGCACAGCGCCGTCAGCTCATCCCGCTGCGCCCCCTGGGCCTCCTCCGGACGGGCGGCATGGAGCGCTATGACGACAGCTCCGATCCCAAGGACCGCTACCCCAAGGGGCCTCACTACGACAGCTGGGCGGTGAAGCCCCCGACGGAGCTCACGCCTTACTTCGCCTACTACAGCAGCGAGCACTATCTAGACCCCGAGCGCAGCTGGGCCAAGGCACCAGTGACCCTCGCGGCGGAGGCAGGCTGGCAGCGCCAGACACAGATCTATGCCAAGGAGAGCACGCTGCCGCCCTCCTGCTACCAGGCAGCCTTGGTGCCCACGGTCTGCTACCGCTACGCCTATATCCCGAGTGGCCTGACGCTCGGCGAGGAGGAGGGCTGGCTGAGCTTCCGCGGGCAGCGCTATAGCCAAAGTGCCTTCCTCAAGATGCTCAAGGATAAGAGCTTCCCCAGCGAAGCCCTGCGGGAGGCCGTAGAGCGGGCACAGCTCACCGAGGGCTCCTTCGCGAAGGCCTTCGAGCGGGAGGGGATCGCCTTCTACCACAAGGCGATGAACTACTACTACATCCCCATCCGCCACTACGACGATAGCGCCGCCCCGACGATGAGCTCGCTGGGGCGCTACGGGCTGGTGCGTGGGCACGAATATCAGATCAAGGTCACGCAGATCTCGGCCCCTGGGATGGCCGTGCCGCGTGCGCTCAGCGAGGAGCGTAGCCTACTGGTGGAGGAGCGTCTGCAGCACAGCGCCATCTCCGTCCAGTCCATCCTCGTCAATAGCAGCGAGGTCGAGCTCTAG
- the nhaA gene encoding Na+/H+ antiporter NhaA — MATTTTPKTLVQRLLRLRPSPTILLFIATIAAVIIANTGASDLYNAFLNFPVYVSVGGIELFAHSGHTMTVSQVVNDALMAIFFFLVGLEIKQELLVGELSSPKKALLPIIAAFGGMIVPVLFFFAICHQQPESMGAAIPMATDIAFALAVLASLGERVPKSLRVFLAALAVVDDIGGIIVIAIFYSTHVSWLPLGIGIALLGLILLLGRARIHTLEPYLIIGVAVWALFLHSGIHPTIAGVLTALCLPAGTKVHIGRLSECLSEQTSHLSTKAVESNGALVLSHEQLESIQKIRTTAARAISPVQTLEHAIAPFVNYFILPLFAFVNAGVAFGGFSSEALLGLPAAIFLGLFPGKAIGISLFTWLAVKLRMCSLPEGLTVHRLLPLSVLGGIGFTVSLFIANLSYDAPNLVSLLNEAKLGIFAGTIASGLIGYFWLRSTLPKDDAAA, encoded by the coding sequence ATGGCCACTACGACCACCCCTAAGACGCTCGTGCAGCGCCTACTCAGGCTACGCCCTAGCCCGACTATCCTCCTCTTCATCGCGACGATCGCAGCGGTCATCATCGCCAATACTGGCGCCAGTGACCTCTACAACGCCTTCCTCAACTTCCCCGTATATGTATCGGTAGGCGGTATCGAGCTCTTTGCCCACTCGGGGCACACGATGACGGTGAGCCAGGTGGTGAACGATGCGCTGATGGCGATCTTCTTCTTCCTCGTCGGGCTGGAGATCAAGCAGGAGCTCCTCGTCGGGGAGCTGTCCTCGCCCAAGAAGGCCCTGCTGCCCATCATCGCCGCCTTCGGAGGGATGATCGTCCCCGTCCTCTTCTTCTTCGCCATCTGCCACCAGCAGCCCGAGAGCATGGGTGCGGCGATCCCCATGGCGACGGACATCGCCTTTGCCCTGGCAGTACTGGCATCGCTGGGAGAGCGCGTGCCGAAGAGCCTGCGCGTCTTCCTCGCAGCGCTCGCGGTAGTGGATGACATCGGCGGGATCATCGTCATCGCCATCTTCTACAGCACCCATGTATCGTGGCTCCCCCTAGGCATAGGCATCGCTCTACTGGGGCTGATCCTGCTGCTGGGACGCGCGCGTATCCATACCCTAGAGCCTTACCTCATCATCGGGGTAGCGGTGTGGGCCCTCTTCCTCCACTCGGGCATACACCCCACCATCGCAGGCGTGCTGACCGCCCTCTGCCTCCCCGCAGGGACCAAGGTCCATATCGGGCGCCTCTCGGAGTGCCTGAGCGAACAGACCAGCCACCTCTCCACCAAGGCCGTCGAGTCCAATGGTGCCCTCGTCCTCTCCCATGAGCAGCTGGAGAGCATACAGAAGATACGCACCACCGCCGCCCGCGCCATCAGCCCCGTACAGACGCTGGAGCACGCCATCGCGCCCTTCGTCAACTACTTCATCCTGCCGCTCTTCGCCTTCGTCAACGCGGGCGTTGCCTTCGGTGGCTTCTCGTCCGAAGCACTGCTGGGGCTCCCTGCGGCGATCTTTCTCGGCCTCTTCCCCGGTAAGGCCATTGGGATCAGCCTCTTCACTTGGCTGGCCGTCAAGCTACGTATGTGTAGCCTTCCCGAGGGGCTGACCGTCCACCGACTGCTGCCCCTCTCCGTACTCGGAGGCATCGGCTTCACGGTCTCGCTCTTCATCGCCAACCTCTCCTACGACGCCCCCAACCTCGTCTCCCTGCTCAATGAGGCCAAGCTCGGGATCTTCGCAGGCACCATCGCCTCGGGCCTCATCGGCTACTTCTGGCTCCGCAGCACCCTCCCCAAGGATGACGCAGCCGCCTAG
- a CDS encoding pyruvoyl-dependent arginine decarboxylase — protein sequence MSKYVGNLIPHTFFITKGSGESDLELHAGSYHMALHDAGISDFNIMVYSSVLPATAHIASMDEIDLPPFGSELKTILAVSHGQQDEFVSAGVVYAWMYADENFDKKVGGLVCEVSGRYRIEELEARLIRVINDLHQKTYAHYYLGELNFVTEGITIEKRYGTALAGLCFVDFQLPEVEPVERHF from the coding sequence ATGAGCAAGTACGTAGGGAATCTCATCCCCCACACCTTCTTCATCACGAAGGGTAGCGGCGAATCCGATCTCGAGCTGCACGCAGGCTCCTACCACATGGCGCTCCACGACGCTGGGATCTCGGACTTCAACATCATGGTCTACTCCTCGGTGCTGCCCGCCACGGCGCACATCGCATCGATGGACGAGATCGACCTGCCGCCCTTTGGCTCCGAGCTGAAGACCATCCTCGCCGTATCGCACGGTCAGCAGGACGAGTTCGTCTCCGCGGGTGTCGTCTACGCCTGGATGTATGCCGATGAGAACTTCGACAAGAAGGTCGGGGGACTCGTCTGCGAGGTAAGCGGTCGCTACCGTATCGAGGAGCTGGAGGCACGTCTGATCCGCGTGATCAACGACCTGCACCAGAAGACCTACGCGCACTACTACCTAGGTGAGCTGAACTTCGTCACCGAGGGGATCACGATCGAGAAGCGCTATGGGACGGCACTGGCTGGCCTCTGCTTCGTCGACTTCCAGCTGCCCGAGGTAGAGCCTGTAGAGCGCCACTTCTAG